The following DNA comes from Cryobacterium psychrophilum.
ACTGGCGCTTGGAATGCACGTCCACGTTGGTCGAGGCGTTCTCGGTGTACGCGCCTTTCAGCAGGTGAGGCATGCCGCAGGCGAATTCGACGACCTCCTGGCCGCGGGTGATTTCACCCAGGGCGTCGTCGAGCACCTTGCCGTGCTCAGCGGTCACAATCGCGGCCAGTTCGGGTCGGCGAGCGTTCAGTAGCTCCCGAAAGGCGAAGAGGATCTGGGTGCGCCGTGCCAGTGATGTGTCTCGCCAGGCCGGAAAGGCGGCCGCAGCGGCCGCGACGGCCGCGTTGCTTTCGTCAACGGACGCCAGGGAAACCGCACCGGTGACAACGCCGGTTGCCGGGTTGGTCACGTCGGCGGTTCGTTCGCCGATCGGCGCATACGTTCCATTGATCCAGTGCGGGATGGTCTTCATCGTGGTCTCCTCGAAAAGCAGCTGCCCCGTCGTTCGGGCTTATCCCGAGTCTGCCTCCCGGAAGGGCGCCCGTCAGGCGCAGTGTGTAATGAATCTGGCGGTATGGATTACACTCTGTAAATGCTCCCCAGTATTCGAACCATCCTCGATTTGGCCATCGTGCAGACGGCAGAGCCCGTGGTGCTGAGCGGGCTCGACCGTTTACAGCATGAGGTTCGCTGGGTACACGTGAGCGAAACCCGAAATATGACGGGCTTGCTGCGCGGCGGGGAAATGGTGCTCGGCACCGGCCTGGCCATTGGCCACGGAGTCGGCGCCATTACGGCCTACCTGTCCCACCTCGAGCGCGCCGGCGCAGTGGCTCTGCTCGTCGAGCTGACCAACGCCCTTGAGCAGCAGGCGACAGACCTGAGGGTCGCCGCCGGCGCTGTCACGATGCCCGTCATCACGGTGGCCAGGCGTGTTCGATTCGTGGAGATCACCGAAACGGTGCACCGGATGATAGTGGCCGACCAGCTGGACAAGCTCGAACGAGCTAGGGGCGTACACGAAACCTTCACGACGCTGAGCCTCGAAAGCGCGGGGGCCGCCGACATCGTTCGACGGGCGGCCGAGCTGATCGATGCCCCCGTGGTACTTGAAGACCTCGCTCATCTGGTGGTCGCCCACTCTGCGCAAGGCCGATCGGCCCCTGAGCTCCTGCTCGATTGGGAGGGTCGCTCACGTTCCACGCATCTGCGAGACCGTACAGAACGCGCGGGCCCGGAGGCATGGTTGCAGACCCCCGTGGGCACTCGTACGCAGCGTTGGGGACGGCTGATCGTCCCCGTGCTGACAAAGGACGACGACGACGCCAAGATGATTCTCGAGCGAGCCAGCCAAGCACTCTCTATCAACCGGCTCGCCGAGAAAGACCAGTGGGAGCTGTCCCATCAGGCTCAGGCCGGGCTGCTCCACGAGCTCCGCCAGCCGCACGCGATCAGCCTCCAGGATGTCGAGGCGAGAGCTCAGGCCCTGGGCCTCAAAGCCGCTTCCACCTACGCACCCGTGGTGATTTGCGTCGAGGATGGTCTCGGGGAGGTGACGGATGCGCTCGCTTCGCTCCATGAGGACCGAGTGATTCTTGAGGCCGTCGCATTTGCCGTGCGGGCCAGCCGGAGTTCTGCTCTCGTGGCCACGTTACAAGCGGGCAACATCGGCGTGGTCCTGGCCATCCCCGACGGCGCAGCCGAGGCTGCGCTCCTTGAGCGCTTCTGCCATACACTGAACACCCAGCTGTCCGGTGCCCGTGTGGTCCTAGGAGTCAGCGCGAGCCGCGGAAACATCATCGACGCCGCAGCGGGACTCGACGAGGCCCTCCACGTGGCGCGCACCGCAGCCACGCTCCCCGGAGAGCGGAAGGCCTTGTATAGATCCTCTGACGTGCGCCTGCGCGGCCTGCTCGCGCTGTTCCGCGACGATCCGCGGGCGCAGGTTTTTGCGGAATCCGAGCTCGCCGGAATTCTCGGGTCCCACGACGCCGCGGATCTCGCCCTGCTGCGACGATTCCTCAATTCTGGAGGCAACAAGGCCGCCCTCGCCCGCACCGGATACGTCAGCCGCCCCACCCTCTACGCGCGCCTTGCCCGGCTGGAAGAACAACTCGGCGTCGACCTGGCCGACGCCGAGTCCCGAACCAGCCTGCACGTCGCCTTGCTCCTGCACGACCTGCGCCTTCTTCGATGAGACCGGAAACCTGATGCGAAACTTCACCCTCACCCAACTCCGCTACTTCGCTGTGGTCGCCGAGCTCGAGAGCATGACCAGAGCGGCAGCTCGCCTCCTGGTGACGCAGTCGGCCGTCTCGACCGCAATGGCGGAGCTCGAGCGTATTCTCGGCGCCCAACTCTTTCTCCGCAACCGGTCGACAGGACTCAAACTCACCTCAACCGGTCGTGCTTTTGCGATGGAGGTGAAGTCCTTTCTGGACCACGCTGATGCTCTGTTCGAGTCCACCTCGGACTCAGGCGAGGCCCTGAGCGGGCAACTGACGGTGGGAGTGTTCTCGCCGCTGGCATCCTTCCGACTGCCGGTGCTTCTCCGGGCCTTCGAATCCCAACATCCCGGAGTCGACGTGACGTTTCTTGAGGCCGATCTGGCGACACTGCATACCGCGCTTCGGGACGGACGATGCGACCTGGCCCTGACGTACGGGCACGGCCTTGGCAGTGAATTCTCAAGCCAGGTTCTCGAGAGGGTGCCGCCGCACGTGATCGTTTCGGCCGACCACCCGCTCGCGAACAGCCCCGGCCACGAGGTCGCGCTCCGCGACTTGGAAGGCGAGCCCCTGATTCTTCTGGATCTTCCACACAGCCGGGAATACTACGAAAGCCTGTTTGCGCTGTCAGGCCTGACCCCCAACATCCGTCACAGGTTTTCGGGTTACGAGACTGTGCGGTCTTTTGTCGCCCGCGGCCACGGCTACGCCCTGCTCAATCAGCGAGTGCACAACGATGTGCCGTATTCCGGCGGGCGAGTTGTCCCGCTGCGTCTCATTGACGAGTTCCCTCCGAGCGAGGTCATGATCGTGCACCTCAGTGATGCCGTGCCTACGCGGCGCGCGCTGGCCTTTACAAATTCGTGCCGGCGTTTGTACGGCGCATCACCGCCCTAGCTCATAAACAGAATCGATGCGTTCGGCGAAGAGAATCAATTGGACAGAAGCACGGTGCCGGACGCAAGCTTGACCACAATCAGGCTCGGATGCCCCGGTACGACCGCTGCCGACTGGGAGCCCGCTGATTATTGATCAAGGAGGATCAGTGTTCGAACACAACAGAATTGTGTCGCCCCGGTTACGTCGAGGTCGGATTCAGGCAATATGCCCGACACACGGGCCTCGTCGAATTCACGGGCCCGAAACGAAGCGACGATCGCCCGTATTCTGCCGTCCCTAACGTGGAAGTCATGACCATGAGCAATGTCACAGCCGATATCCAGACCACGCCGACGACGACCGAACCACCTCGGAAGGCATCGTCCGATCTTCAACGACGGGTCCTGCTCGGGGGCAGCATCGGGCAGTTCATCGAGTTCTACGACTTCACCCTGTACGGGTTGACGGCCGTCATCTTCTCGCAGCTGTTCTTCCCCAACTCGGATCCCGTCTTCGCGCTCTTGGCGACGTTCGCGACGTTCGGCTTCGCCTTCGTCATTCGTCCGCTCGGCGGGCTCTTCTTCGGTTCTTTGGGAGACAGGATCGGTCGCCGCAAGGTGCTCGCGATCACCCTGCTCTCGATCGGTGGCGCGACCGCCGCAATGGGCCTCCTGCCGACCTTCGATCAGATCGGGCTCTGGGCTCCCGCGCTCCTGCTGATCTTGCGGCTCGTGCAAGGCTTCTCGGCAGGCGGCGAATCGGTGGGCGCCCCGTCCTTCGTTTTCGAGCACGCTCCCGTCAACCGACGAGGCCTGTGGCTCAACCTCACGATCGCCGCGACAGCCCTCCCCTCGGTGTTCGCCGGCACCATGATCCTCATTCTCAGCCAGAGCATGTCCGATGACTCCTTCATGGCCTGGGGCTGGCGCCTGCCCTTCCTGCTCGCCCTCCCCCTTGCACTGTTCGGCGTCTGGATCCGCACCCGCACGGAGGAAAGCAAGTCCTTCACCGATGCCCAGGCCACCAAGACGAAGGAATTCAGCCCGGTTCGGGAGTCATTCCGTCAGAACAAGCTCCGGATGGTGCAGGTCATCTTCGTGATGGGCCTCACCGCCATGGGCTTCTACTTCTTGTCCGCGTACTTCGTGTCCTATGTACAGACCACCGGCAACCTCAGCCGTGAACAATCACTGCTGGCCAATGCTGCGGCTCTGGCCCTGTACGCGGTGCTGCTCCCCCTCGGAGGACGCCTCAGCGACAAGGTCGGCCGTAAACCGATGCTCATCGCCGGTTCGGCCGCCATCGCGATCTTCTCTGTCCCCTGCTTCATGCTGGTGACCAGCGGCAGCCTGCCACTCGCCCTCCTCGGGCAGGCACTGTTCGTCATCCCGCTGTGCATCTACGGCGGCGGCTGCTACACCTTCTTCGTCGAGATCTTCACGACCAAAACGAGATTCACCAGCGCAGCGGTGAGCTACAACGTGGCCTATGCGGTCTTCGGCGGAACGGCACCCCTGATCGGCACGGCCCTCGTCGCTGGTACAGGGGTCCCGGCGGCCCCTGGCTATTACATGGCGGCAGCCGCTGTGACCGTGCTGCTGCTCGTGACCCTCACGAAGGTACCGGAAACACACGGCCGCGTCGGCTAAGTAGCGCGCCCCCAACCCTCTCACTGCAACCAAGGAGCCTGTGCCTATGCCTGCAAACGACTTTCTCACCGACTTTCACCACGTCGCCACGATCGGCGCCACCCCACGAAACGGCGTCGACCGTCAGGCGGCCACCGCCGAAGACGCGCTGACCCGGGACTGGTTCGCCGCCTGGATCCACGATGCCGGCTACACGCTGCACGTGGACGGAATCGGCAACATGTTCGGACTGATCGACTGGACGCCGGGCGCACCGTACGTTCTCGTCGGCTCCCACCTCGACAGCCAGCCGCTCGGTGGCCGCTTCGACGGTGCCTACGGGGTGCTGGCGGCCCTCCACGCGGCCCGCAACGTGGACCAATTGGTTACCGAGAGCGGACAGGCTCCCCCCTTCAACCTCGCGGTGGTCAACTGGTTCAACGAAGAGGGGGGACGTTTCCCGCCGAGCGTCATGGGCAGCTCCGTGTTCGCCGGGCTCTTTGACGAGGACAGGATGCTCGACACCACCGACCTCGCGGGGATCACCGCTCGGGCGGCCCTCTCCGAAATCGGCTATCTCGGCACCGACCCCCGGCCAGCGACCGTCAGCTACGCCGAGATCCACATCGAGCAGGGGCGCATCCTGGAGCGTGAAGAGATTGCGATCGGGGTGGTCGACCGCAGCTGGTACACGCAGAAGCTCGACATCGAAGTGCTCGGCGAACAGTCTCATACCGGAGCGACGGCCATGGCCGACCGACACGATGCCCTGATCGCCGCCGCCAAGATCGTGCTCATGGTGAATGACGTGACCACGCAGTTCGAGGAGGAATCCTTGGTCTCCTCCGTGGGCCAGCTGACGCTCGAGCCCAACTCCCCGATCGTCGTCCCTCGCCGGGTCCGCCTGATCGCAGATTTGCGCTCCGGCGATCCCCAGATCGTGCAGGCCGCCCGCACTACGCTCCTCACGAAGATCGCGGCCCTCGCCGAAGAACACGATATCCAAATCAACGTGACCGATTTCGACATCCGACCCATCCGCTACTTCCCCGAGGACGGACTCCAACTGGCTGAAGCTGCGGTAGCCAACTTGGGACTGTCCTCGCGGCGCATCCGGACCATGGCCGGCCATGACTCGGTGGCCATGAACAACATCGTTCCTTCGATCATGCTCTTCATCCCGAGCATCGATGGCGTGTCGCACTGCGAACGGGAGTTCAGCACGGATTCCGACATGGTCACCGGCCTCAGGTTGCTCACTGAAGTCGCCCGGCAACTTGTAAACGGCGCGCTCGTAACAACCGCGTCGACGCCGGTTTACGCCGAGGTCTGAGCCGTGGGCAGGAGCAACGCTGTCAGGAGCACGGCAGTCGCGAACGGCGGCACGGTCGCCGAGACTGAACTCCACTATCTCGACGCCACGACGGCACGGGCGTTGTTTCGCTCCGGGGATCTGTCGCCTGTCGAACTTCTGCGGGCCGTGATGGAGAGAACGGATGCCCTCAACCCACAGGTCAACGCCCTCACCGAGCGACTGGTCGGCGAGGCCATGGCCGGCGCGAAAGATGCCGAACGCCAATTTCGCACCGGCGGGGAGCTGCCGCCTCTCCTGGGTATCCCCGTAGCCACGAAGGAGAAGCACGCACTGGCGGGTCGCGTGCTCAGCAACGGGCTCGTCGCGCAGCAGGAGGTCATCGCAGACTCCGATCATCCCGTAGTCGATCGCATCCGTCGGGCTGGGGGAATTATTCACGAACGCACGACGACCCCAGAGTTCTGCTGCGCGACCGTGACGCACAGCCCGCTCTGGGGAGTGACGCGCAACCCGTGGAACCTCGGGCTGTCACCAGGCGGGTCGTCGGGCGGATCCGGTGCGGCCCTCGCGGCGGGTTTCGCTCCACTGGCGACTGGTTCGGATATCGCCGGTTCAACCCGCCTTCCTGCGGCGTTCACGGGCACTGTCGGTTTCAAGGCCCCCTACGGCCGAGTCCCGGGTTCACCCCCTCTCTCGGCCGACCACTACAGGGGCGATGGGCCGATGGCCCGAACGGTGGCCGATACCGCGCTGCTTGCCAATGTGATGGCCGGGCCGCACCGCGACGATCACTCGTCGCTGGCGAGCGCGCCGCAGCTGCCCGCCGAGTGGCCGTCTGTGGCCGGGCTGCACATCGCCCTATGCGTGCGGCTCGGCGATTACGTCGTCGACGTCGATGTGGAGGCCAACACACGCGCCGTCGCGGACGCGCTCCGAAGCGCGGGAGCGTTGGTCGAGGAGATCGAGCTACCGTGGTCGACCGCGGAAATCCACCAGACGGCCTTCACCCACTTCGGCCACATCCTCGGGCCGGCCATGGAGGACGAAACCGCCGGCGGCGAACACCTGCTCGCTCCATACACTCGGCAGTTCATGGCCGACGCTCGCACGGCCGCGCGGGGCAGCCGATACCTCGACGGGTTACGCGTCGAATCGCGAATGCAGGGCGAGCTCGCACGGGGCATGGATGGGTTCGATGCCTTGATCTGCCCGACATCGGCGGTCGCCTCGCTGAGGGCCGACGGCGAATACCTTGACGGACTATCCGCGAGCGGTGTTCACCTGCGGCACTATTGGCAGGGCCACATGACGGTGCCGTTCAATATCGCAAACCGTTACCCGGTGCTCGCTGTACCGAGCGGTATGGCCACCTGCGGGATCCCGACCGGCGTGCAGATCGTCGGGCATCCGTTCGACGACGACATGGTGTTCCGCGTGGGGGCGGCCGTCGAGACGTTACGCCCCTGGGCCCAGCGCTACGCCCTCGTCACTTCCCGAACGAGGGCGTAGGGCCCGTTCCTCTGGTCGAGACGGTCCAGTCCCGTCCAAGACACGGCACCTTGCGTGACCTGATCAAATCGGACGATTGTGCGGAGGTCCGCTGACCTGCACGGCGCTGGCAGAATCCAGTGCTTGTGACAGCTTCATTGGATACCACTCGGACCAGCACTCATATTCGGACTGCCGCCGGTCTTGATTGGATGACGCCGCACCACTTGCGAAAGACTGCAGTCACGCGCGTCGCCGAGGTTTTCGGGGCGGACACGGCGTCAAAATACGTAGACCACGAAACACTGGAAATCACCGTTAAGGTTTACATTGACAAGCCGGAGGGAACGGGCCCGGACGTCCGCTCGGACTTCGACAGTCTGGCACCAAAACCGCAGTCTTAGAGTATCCGTGGAACTGCATGGGTTCAGGTTTCCCGCAATTCACGTCGGGTAAACGTCGGATGGGCCGGAAATTGGAGGAATCCAGACCGGCCCTTCACCGTATCTATCGTGCCCCTGGAGGGATTCGAACCCCCAACCGTTTCCTTAGGACGGAACTGCTCTTCCGTTGAGCTACAGAGGCTGGTCTGGCAAGTTTAGCCGCTCCCGGCAGGCTTCGAGGCCGCCACGACCGGACGGCGTCTCGACACGCCTGAATCGAGCCTGTCGATATTTAGAACAGCGCGGGGCGTTCCTGAGGTCGGGTTGCGGGGTGTCGACAAGCTGTGTATCGAGCGCGCCGAGATGTCTACCAACGAGTGGGGCGTTGTCGAGAGTGGGGCGACGGGCAGTTAGGCGGCTGCTGCGGGGGCCAGGTAGGCGTCCCATTGCGAGAGGGGGTGCTCGACTCCGCGCACGACCCACGTGGTTCCCGATGGCATCCGGGGCGTGAAACGTAGACTCCAGCCCATTTCCGCTGGCGTGTGGTCGCTTTTTGAGTTGTTGCATTTGAGGCAACACGCCGCCAGGTTGTCCCACGTGTCCCGCCCGCCACGTGAACGCGGCAGCACGTGATCGATGGTGGCGGCCGATTTTCCGCAGTAGCAGCACCGATGGTCGTCACGCCGCAGCACGCCGCGCCGGCTGACCGGAACGATCCTCCCCCGCGGCAAGCGCACGTAACGCACGAGCAGAATCACGCTCGGCCGCTCCCACATGCCAGAGGTGGCGAAGACCGGATGCCCCAGGTCGGATTGCACGATGGTGGCCTTCTGGTTCATCACCAGAATCATCGCTCGTTTGTATGTGACCACGGCGAGGGGCTCGTACCCCGCGTTGAGGACCAATGTTCGCATGCGCTCCCTTTCGAAGGAGACTGGACGGCTTCCAGCCATTCGAACTGCTTTTCTGACGTAAGCAGGAGGAAACGAGCGATCAAACAAAAAAGGACGCTGTCACGAATGACAACGCCCATCAGGCCACGACGTGGCTCACTGTCTGACAGCTATGACGACGCACAGAATGTACGCGCTCATCCATGGTGTGGATTGTGCGTACCTCGTGCATTCGGCTCTCCCTAACCCGTAAACAACAGAACATTAGGTTAACCCACAAGTGGCGCCTACGCGAAACGCGAGACGCCACTTCTGTGATACGTGTTACACAATGTTCACCGGCCAGCCATCAAAAACGACGAATTCACCGGAACATCAAGTGGGAATTTAGATCCCGATACGAACGATGTAGTAGTCACTGGTCCAGATGGGCTGGATGCGCACGTTCTGACCGGTGTACGGCGCGTGCAGGATGTTGCCGTTCCCGGCATAGAAGCCGTCGTGGCCGGGCATGATGACGAGGTCACCGGGAACCGCGTCTTCAATGGAGATGCGCGTACCCATGGCGCCCTGGCTGGTGGACGAGTGCGGCAGGTTGACGCCGAACTGGGCGTAGACATACTTGATCAAGCCGGAGCAGTCGAAGCCGGCCGGAGTTGCTCCGCCGTAGACATAGGGAACGCCCTGGTACTCCGCGGCCTTGTTGAACACGGCCTGCAGATCGAAGGAGGGGTGGTTCGGGCTGGCGAGGTAGTCAGCCGCTGACGGGCCGGTGTAGGCGTTCGCATAGCTCACGCGCTGCGAGGCGACCTCGACGCGACGGGCCTCAGCAGCCGCAACAGCCTCAGCAGCCGCGGTTGCCGCAGCGGCTGCCGCGATTTCCTCGGGGGTCGTGGCGGAGAAGCCTTCGCGGGCGACGGTCACGGTGTTGGCCTGTGCGTCCACTTCAACGGCTTGGGCGCCGGACTTGGTGGCCTCGTTCGACGCGGTCGACTCGAACGTGGCATCCCGTGAGCCGGGAGCGAACGCGTAGGCCGGAAGGGCCATCGTGGCGACGAGGCCAGAGGTGAGAGTCATGATGACGATGTTGCTGATGCCGCCACGGCGTGAGCGCTTGGGTGCGGCCCGGTGGGTGGCAGTCTGACGATTGACCGACGTTTCCACCTGTGCCAGTGAATCGGATGTGGGTTTTGTCCCACGTCGGAGCCTACTCATTCCTAATGCAGCCAAAGTTATCCTCCGACGCCTTGACAACACTAGGTAGTTGCCCCGTCCACTTCGCTCGTCGCGGGTGTGTACCGCAGCAAGAGACGGGTGATTCTGGCGTCTTGCCGAGGGTCCTTCGACCTTCATCTGGTCTGTGGGACAGCTAAGAGATTACGTGACAGCGGTCGGTTTGTCACTCTGAATGGCACATTTCTAACGAATTGGTAACGAACCGTCAGGTTCGAACGAACGCATGACGCCGGTCGAGCGCGGCATCCGCCACCCGTCTATATGTGACGGATCGCCGTGATTACGCGGAAGTTTCGGGTGTCGTGACGAAGATGTGACCTGCAACATCGTTGGGCAGCTCGAGGCCGTTTCCGAATCCTTCGACCTTTACCAGAACGTACGACCCGGCGGCCGAAAACATTGCCGTTGCTCCGGGAAACGCTCCGGACTGCTTGAGCTGCAGCAGAAGTTCGGGGTCAAACTGCACGGGTTCACCGAGGCGACGGATGACCGCGCTCACCGGCTCGGGCGAGCTGGCCACGAGCGACAGCAGGTTCGTGACCCCGGCCATGAACGCGACGGCCGGCGAATCGCCGAACTCATCGAGCCCGGGAATGGGGTTGCCATAGGGAGACTCCGTGGGGTGCCCGAGGATCTCGAGGATTTTGCGCTCAACCTGCTCGCTCATCACGTGTTCCCAGCGGCAGGCTTCGTCGTGCACGAACTCCCACTCAAGACCGATCACGTCGCTCAGCAACCGCTCGGCAAGACGGTGCTTGCGCATCACATGAACGGCCTTACTGCGCCCTTCTTCGGTGAGTTCGAGATGGCGATCACCGGACACAACAACAAGGCCGTCGCGTTCCATGCGCGCCACGGTCTGGGAAACGGTGGGCCCGGACTGACCGAGGCGCTCCGAAATACGGGCGCGGAGGGGCACGATCTGCTCCTCCTCCAGATCAAGAATCGTCCGGAGGTACATCTCGGTCGTATCAATCAAATCAGTCATCCGCAGCCTCTCTCTGGGCCGCTGCACGGCCTTGCATTCGATGTAACAAGACTACCCGCCACCGAAGGGGCAACTAGAATCGCCGTATGCCGGACCTGATGATTCCCACTGAAATGCTGCCCCTTGACGGACGATTCGGCTGCGGCCCATCGAAAATCCGTCGCGAACAACTCGATCATCTGATCGGATTCGCGACCGGGATTCTCGGTACGAGTCACCGCCAGCCCCCTGTGAAAGAGCTTGTCGGCCGCGTGCGCGCTGGCCTCGCCGAGCTCTTCGACATTCCTGAAGGCTACGAAGTTGTGCTCGGCAACGGCGGTTCCACCGCGTTCTGGGACGCCGCCGTCTTCTCCCTAATCGAGAAGCGCAGCCAGCACCTCGTATTCGGCGAATTCGGCGGAAAGTTCGCCAAGGCCGCCGCCGCCCCCTTCCTCGACGCCCCCGACGTGGTGTCGGCCCCGACCGGTTCACGCAGTGAATTCGTGCCCCTGGAAGGCATCGACGTGTACGCGTGGCCGCAGAACGAGACGTCGACCGGCGTCATGGCTCCGGTCACACGCGTCGTCGGCGACGAGGGTGCCCTCACCGTGATTGACGCCACGAGCGCGGCCGCCGGCATCGACTTCGCGGCCGATCAGGCGGATGTCTACTACTTCGCCCCGCAGAAGAACCTCGCCTCCGACGGTGGCCTCTGGCTCGCCCTCTTCTCCCCCGCCGCGATTGAGCGGGTCGAACGCATCCACGCGAGCGGACGCTACATCCCCGAGTTCCTCAGCCTCAAAAACGCGATCGACAACTCGCGCCTCAACCAGACCCTCAACACGCCGGCGCTCAGCACTCTCCTGCTGATGGAGAACCAGATCGACTGGATCAACGGGAACGGCGGACTCGCCTGGGCTTCTGCGCGAACGCAGGAATCGTCATCCGTTCTCTACGACTGGGCCGAGAGCGTCGACTACGCCACCCCGTTCGTGACCGACAAGGCGCACCGCTCGCAGGTCGTCGCGACGATCGACTTCGCAGACTCCGTCGACGCCTCGGCCGTCAGCCGCATCCTGCGCGCCAACGGGATTCTGGACACCGAGCCGTACCGCAAGCTCGGCCGCAACCAGCTGCGCGTGGCCACATTCACGGCTATCGACCCGAACGATGTGCGTCGGCTCGTGCAGTCCATCGAGCACGTCGTCGGTCACCTCGGCGACTAAAACAGAGACAGGGGCAGGCCAATGAGGTTGTGGTTGAAAGACAGCGAACGTCGGCCTGACCCCCTGCCCGCCAGAACGGATGCCCGCGCGGCGCTGCTCACCGGCACCGTGGCGTGGCTGCTCGCCCTCACGGCCACGTTGATCTGGCGCGACCAGATCACCGCCGCCGGCTTGGGGTGGTGGGTCTGGTGCGCCATGATCGGCGTGGTGTTGGGACTACTCGCGCTGCTTTGGGTGCAGCTTCGACGGCGCCGCTAGCCGTTCCCACGCCGGTTGCGCGCAGCACAGCGGCCCACAACTACGGACATTTTCGCGACACGCCGCACCCCAGCTTCGGGGAATGCGGCGTGTCGTAATGTTCTCCGCGGTTAGCTGCGGTGCTAGCGGTCCTCGCCGTCAGAATCGTCGTGGTCGTCGTCATCATCGTCGTCAGGCTCGTCGTCGTCAGGCCCGTCTGCGTCGTCCGTCTCGTCGTCGGAGTCGCCTTCGCCGTCCATCAAACGGTCAGACCAAGGGACCCAATCGGGCGC
Coding sequences within:
- a CDS encoding HNH endonuclease translates to MRTLVLNAGYEPLAVVTYKRAMILVMNQKATIVQSDLGHPVFATSGMWERPSVILLVRYVRLPRGRIVPVSRRGVLRRDDHRCCYCGKSAATIDHVLPRSRGGRDTWDNLAACCLKCNNSKSDHTPAEMGWSLRFTPRMPSGTTWVVRGVEHPLSQWDAYLAPAAAA
- a CDS encoding amidase, giving the protein MGRSNAVRSTAVANGGTVAETELHYLDATTARALFRSGDLSPVELLRAVMERTDALNPQVNALTERLVGEAMAGAKDAERQFRTGGELPPLLGIPVATKEKHALAGRVLSNGLVAQQEVIADSDHPVVDRIRRAGGIIHERTTTPEFCCATVTHSPLWGVTRNPWNLGLSPGGSSGGSGAALAAGFAPLATGSDIAGSTRLPAAFTGTVGFKAPYGRVPGSPPLSADHYRGDGPMARTVADTALLANVMAGPHRDDHSSLASAPQLPAEWPSVAGLHIALCVRLGDYVVDVDVEANTRAVADALRSAGALVEEIELPWSTAEIHQTAFTHFGHILGPAMEDETAGGEHLLAPYTRQFMADARTAARGSRYLDGLRVESRMQGELARGMDGFDALICPTSAVASLRADGEYLDGLSASGVHLRHYWQGHMTVPFNIANRYPVLAVPSGMATCGIPTGVQIVGHPFDDDMVFRVGAAVETLRPWAQRYALVTSRTRA
- a CDS encoding MFS transporter; translated protein: MSNVTADIQTTPTTTEPPRKASSDLQRRVLLGGSIGQFIEFYDFTLYGLTAVIFSQLFFPNSDPVFALLATFATFGFAFVIRPLGGLFFGSLGDRIGRRKVLAITLLSIGGATAAMGLLPTFDQIGLWAPALLLILRLVQGFSAGGESVGAPSFVFEHAPVNRRGLWLNLTIAATALPSVFAGTMILILSQSMSDDSFMAWGWRLPFLLALPLALFGVWIRTRTEESKSFTDAQATKTKEFSPVRESFRQNKLRMVQVIFVMGLTAMGFYFLSAYFVSYVQTTGNLSREQSLLANAAALALYAVLLPLGGRLSDKVGRKPMLIAGSAAIAIFSVPCFMLVTSGSLPLALLGQALFVIPLCIYGGGCYTFFVEIFTTKTRFTSAAVSYNVAYAVFGGTAPLIGTALVAGTGVPAAPGYYMAAAAVTVLLLVTLTKVPETHGRVG
- a CDS encoding PucR family transcriptional regulator, which encodes MLPSIRTILDLAIVQTAEPVVLSGLDRLQHEVRWVHVSETRNMTGLLRGGEMVLGTGLAIGHGVGAITAYLSHLERAGAVALLVELTNALEQQATDLRVAAGAVTMPVITVARRVRFVEITETVHRMIVADQLDKLERARGVHETFTTLSLESAGAADIVRRAAELIDAPVVLEDLAHLVVAHSAQGRSAPELLLDWEGRSRSTHLRDRTERAGPEAWLQTPVGTRTQRWGRLIVPVLTKDDDDAKMILERASQALSINRLAEKDQWELSHQAQAGLLHELRQPHAISLQDVEARAQALGLKAASTYAPVVICVEDGLGEVTDALASLHEDRVILEAVAFAVRASRSSALVATLQAGNIGVVLAIPDGAAEAALLERFCHTLNTQLSGARVVLGVSASRGNIIDAAAGLDEALHVARTAATLPGERKALYRSSDVRLRGLLALFRDDPRAQVFAESELAGILGSHDAADLALLRRFLNSGGNKAALARTGYVSRPTLYARLARLEEQLGVDLADAESRTSLHVALLLHDLRLLR
- a CDS encoding M20 family metallo-hydrolase, which gives rise to MPMPANDFLTDFHHVATIGATPRNGVDRQAATAEDALTRDWFAAWIHDAGYTLHVDGIGNMFGLIDWTPGAPYVLVGSHLDSQPLGGRFDGAYGVLAALHAARNVDQLVTESGQAPPFNLAVVNWFNEEGGRFPPSVMGSSVFAGLFDEDRMLDTTDLAGITARAALSEIGYLGTDPRPATVSYAEIHIEQGRILEREEIAIGVVDRSWYTQKLDIEVLGEQSHTGATAMADRHDALIAAAKIVLMVNDVTTQFEEESLVSSVGQLTLEPNSPIVVPRRVRLIADLRSGDPQIVQAARTTLLTKIAALAEEHDIQINVTDFDIRPIRYFPEDGLQLAEAAVANLGLSSRRIRTMAGHDSVAMNNIVPSIMLFIPSIDGVSHCEREFSTDSDMVTGLRLLTEVARQLVNGALVTTASTPVYAEV
- a CDS encoding LysR family transcriptional regulator produces the protein MRNFTLTQLRYFAVVAELESMTRAAARLLVTQSAVSTAMAELERILGAQLFLRNRSTGLKLTSTGRAFAMEVKSFLDHADALFESTSDSGEALSGQLTVGVFSPLASFRLPVLLRAFESQHPGVDVTFLEADLATLHTALRDGRCDLALTYGHGLGSEFSSQVLERVPPHVIVSADHPLANSPGHEVALRDLEGEPLILLDLPHSREYYESLFALSGLTPNIRHRFSGYETVRSFVARGHGYALLNQRVHNDVPYSGGRVVPLRLIDEFPPSEVMIVHLSDAVPTRRALAFTNSCRRLYGASPP
- a CDS encoding C40 family peptidase, translated to MTLTSGLVATMALPAYAFAPGSRDATFESTASNEATKSGAQAVEVDAQANTVTVAREGFSATTPEEIAAAAAATAAAEAVAAAEARRVEVASQRVSYANAYTGPSAADYLASPNHPSFDLQAVFNKAAEYQGVPYVYGGATPAGFDCSGLIKYVYAQFGVNLPHSSTSQGAMGTRISIEDAVPGDLVIMPGHDGFYAGNGNILHAPYTGQNVRIQPIWTSDYYIVRIGI
- a CDS encoding metal-dependent transcriptional regulator, whose protein sequence is MTDLIDTTEMYLRTILDLEEEQIVPLRARISERLGQSGPTVSQTVARMERDGLVVVSGDRHLELTEEGRSKAVHVMRKHRLAERLLSDVIGLEWEFVHDEACRWEHVMSEQVERKILEILGHPTESPYGNPIPGLDEFGDSPAVAFMAGVTNLLSLVASSPEPVSAVIRRLGEPVQFDPELLLQLKQSGAFPGATAMFSAAGSYVLVKVEGFGNGLELPNDVAGHIFVTTPETSA